GAGGGGCCATTTACGTTGGCAGTACGCCTGCCATGGTTTTCTCAAACGACTCCTTCCGGGTCGGAAACAGAACGTTCCCCGGAACACCCGTTCAGCTCCTCCTTTCGTATGCCCCCTGCGCTGGTAAGGGAATTGGCTACATCGTAATGGTATCCACTCCCGGTGGCTCAAATGTGTACAACGGCATCATTAAAACCCCCGAAACGACAACCCCAACCAAAGTAACCTTTGCCCCCGGTTTCAGGTTCACAACCCTTCTGGTGCTCCACAATTACACCACGTATATGAAAGCGTATTTCGGGATTTCCTGCCCATCCAACAGCTCCAGGGGAGGCCTCAGCTGGCCCTTAATTCTGGCGATTTCAGGTTCTGTCCTCGTGCTCGTGGCACTGTTCAAGAGATAAGGGGGTGTAAGCGTGCTCATAGCACTCATAAGCGATATTCATTCGAACCTTGAGGCCCTTGAAGCCGTGTGGGACGAGATTAAGGAAGCAGACACTTTCCTCTGCATGGGTGACCTCGTTGGCTACGGCGCTTCCCCGAACGAGGTCGTTGAATTTGTGCGGAAGCAAATGGAGAGGAGAACCTTTCTCTGCATCCGCGGGAACCACGACAACGCCATAGCCTTCGGCGCGGACTGGAGCTTCAACCCCTACGCGAGGCAGGCTGTAAGGTGGCACCAGCGCGTCATTACTGTCGAGAACCTTGAGTTCCTCAGACGACTTCCGGTAAGGCAACTCTTCACGGACGACACGGGCAGAAGCTACCTTCTCATCCACGGCTCGCCGAGGGCCCCCCTCGACGAGTACCTCTTCCCCTGGCTTCCCGAGAGCGAGTTTAGAGCGGTTCTGAGCTACGTCCGCCAGGACGACCTGCTTCTCGGCCACACACACGTGCCGATGCTGAAGGTGATTGAGGGGAGACGGATAATAAACCCGGGCTCGGTGGGCCAGCCAAGGGACGGGGACTGGAGGGCGAGCTACGCGCTGATAGACACGGAAACGGGAGAAGTGACCTTCCATCGCGTCGAATACGACGTTGAAGAGAGCGCGAGGAAGATAATAGAGGCAGGATTGCCAAGGTTTTTAGCGGACAGGCTCTTCGAGGGCCTTTAGTCCTTTTTCTTCAGACCGCCTTCGAGTGTTCCCCTCGGTCTCGGGGAGGTTGCCTTCGGAAGGCGTTTGAGCTTGGAGCGGACGGCGAGCTTGTTGGTGTCTATTATTATGACCTCGCCTATGCTCTTCACCGCGCTCACGGGGATGAGGAGAAGCCCCTCGTGGTCTGTAACGAACTCGCTCGTGTCGAGGTCCTCGTCGGGCTCGGCGACGATTACAAGGATTTCACCGGTCTCCTCGTCGAAACTGAGGTCGTAGACCCACCCGAGTCTTATTCCAGTGTCAGTTATGAGCTCAACATCCCTAAGCTTGGATGCCATTATCTTGACCATCTCCGCCACCTCTGGGATTAATCGTGTAACCCCTTGGGGATTAACGTATAAAACCTTTTTCCAAAGGAATCCAAAAACGGGAAGGGAATCAAGCCTTCTTGGCCTGCAACTCCTGCGCCCTCTTAGCCAGCTCCCCGAGCTGGGCCTCAAGCTTCTTAAGCGCTTCCTGGGTCTTCGCGATTGCCTCATCGTACTCCTTTATGCGCTCCTCGAGGTATTCGATGGCGCTATCGAGGTTCTTCTCGACGGCGTAGCCGGCGCCAACGCTCACAATCGCGTTCTCCTTGTCGGTTATCCTGCCCTTGAGGAAGGAACCGGCCCCAATCGGAACGAGGATTTCAACCTCTCCCTCGGTCTTCTTGAGCTCCTCCAGCGTCTCCTTGACGGCCTTGAACTCGTCCCTTCCAAGGGTGAGGAGCTCAAGGTTCTGGGCCAGCAACTGAGCCTGCGCCTGCAGGAGCTGATACTCGTAAGCGAGCTTCTCCATCTCCTTCTCAACCATCGCTACCACCGGAGAAACTACGGAGGGAGGCTTTTAAGGTTTGGGTTAAAAGAAAAGGGGAATCAACCGAGGATTTCCTCAGCGATTCTCTCGGCAATCTCCTTGAGCGCTTTGCTCGCCGGGCTGTCGGGGAAGGCCTCGACAACCGGCTTAAGCATCGCCATGCTCTTTGGAATGGCCCTGTCGTAGGGGACCTCGCCGATAATGGGAATCCCCTCGGCCTCGGCCCACTCCCTAAGGGCGGTAAAGCCCGGGTTCAGGTCGGCCTTGTTGACTATCAGGTAAGCAGGTTGCCTGAAGTGCTGGACGACCTTGTAAGCCCTCTGAACGTCGCTGAGCGAGGCGGGAGTAGGCTCAGCAATCAGTATCGTCAAATCGGCCCCGCCTATGCTCGCTATCACCTGACAGCCAATTCCAGCAGCGGAGTCAACTATCATGTGCTCCAGGTTGAGCTCGTCCATCAGCTTCTTTGCCCACTCCTTCTCCTCGGTGACGAGCTTACCGCTCTCGGGCCTGCCGACGTCGAGCTGGGCCGAGATTATCGGGAATCCGTACTTGGTGGTTGCCTTTCTGATGACGCCGGAGCGGGCCTGCTCAAGGGTTATAGTGCCCGGAACTGGGCAGACAAGGCCACAGACGTTGCAACCCTCGCAGGTGAGCTCGTTGACGACGTAGTTGCCGTCCTCGTCGATGTAGATGCTCTCGTATGGACATCTTTCATAGCAGATTCCACAGCGGACGCAGGTCTCGGTGTTTATCCTAGCAACCTTAGCCCCGATGTGCTCGCGCTCCTTATCCCATTCCTCAACGCCGAGGAGAAGGCCGAGGTTCGGCGCTTCGGCATCCGCATCAACCGCTATGAGCCTGTATTTATCCTTCAGGAAGTAGAGGAGCGAGGCCGTTATCGTGCTCTTCCCGACGCCACCCTTACCGCTCGCAATCGCTACCTGCATCACTCATCACCTCCAAGGAAGTCGGCAACCTTCTCGGCCAGCTCGCGGAAGATTTTCGCCTCGGGAACGTCCTCAAGGACGATAGGCCTTCCGCTTACGTAGCTCCTCACGATGTTTTCGCTGTAGGGGATTTCAGCGACGACCTCAGCGCCGTACTTCTCCGTTATCTCCCTGACCTTCTCAACGTCGCCGAGGTCCGAGCGGTTGACCACGACCCATGTCTTGAGGCCCATCAGCTTTCCGAGCTTTAGAATCAGCTCGGTGTCGTGGATTCCGAGCGGGGTCGGTTCGGTGACCGCTATGAGGAGCCTTGACCCCTCAATCGCCTTCGAGACTGTGTTGCCGGTTCCAGCGGCGGTATCAACCATCAGGAGCTCGTAGTTGAGGTTTCTGGCCCTCTTCTTGGCCTCAACGACGAGGGGCATCGAGCGCTCCTCGCCTTCCCTAAGCTTCCCGGTGACGAGGGTGAAGCCGTAGGGCGTTTCCGTTACGTAGGTGTGCCCGATGACGCGGAAGGCTTCCTGAATAGCGCCGGGAACGGGGCAGACTATCTCACAGGCCCGACAGCCGGAACAGAGGTTCGGCATGAGGAAGGGCGTTCCGTCCTTGAGGGTGATTATCGCGTGCTCCTCGCAGACTTCCGCACACTTCCTGCACTTGGTGCACTTCGAGTAGTCAAACTTCGGCATGAACTGGTTCACCGGCTCTTCCCCGGCCAGCTCAACGCCGAGGAGCAGGTGGTCGTTCGGCGCCTCTACGTCCAAATCCGCCAGGACGAGTTTGAAGCGCCTCGCAAGCTCGACCGCAAGGTTAATCGCGACGGTTGACTTTCCAGTTCCTCCCTTTCCACCGCTCACGGCTATCTGCAAGCTCTCACCTCCAGGAATTAGGGGAGCCGAATTCCTTTTAAGCTTTGTGCATAATCACGAAAAGTCGCGAAAGGTTTTTATTCACAAAGCGTTATTAAAACCCGGTGATGCGAATGGAGAGCGTCGTTAGGATAGAGAAGAAGAAGGCCGAAGTTTACAGGGCATTGATTCCGCTCGTCCCGAGGGACTTCAAGGATGACCTTAAACTGCTCGCGAGCCACGCCGAGAGGAACGCGAAGCTCCTCGAGGGCGTTGAGGTACCTGCTGACACGAAGGGCCTACGGGAGGTCGAGGTTGCCCTCGAGTTCCTCGAGAAGGCACTCGCCGACCCAGAAGCGACCGTTGAGGACTACTACCGCTACGCCATCGACGCCGAGGAAGCGACGGCAAGGCTTTACTCGGAGCTGAGCATGAGGGCTAAATCAGAAAAGACAAGGAGGCTCTTCCGCTGGCTGGCGGAGATAAGCAGGGAGCACGCCGAAATCCTCAGGAGACACCTCGAGATGTGGGAGTTCATGCAGGAGAACGTTGAAGAGGAGGAGATTCCAGAGGATTTAATCGAGCAGTGGTTCGAGGACATCGACCTGTGATTAGGCTCCCCTAAATCTTTTTAAAGGGCCTTTCGAGCTTTCACTGGTGATGCTCATGAGGTGCCTCAAGGTCGCGTTCGGAATGGAGGATGATGAACACCTTATTGATGCCCACTACGGAGATTCAGAGTTCTTCGCAATCTATGAGGTTTGCGAAGACGGAAGCGTGAGGCTCATCGAGAAGAGGCCGAACAAAGCTAAAGATTTTGAAGAGGAGCACGACGAAGGCCACGGCGACCCGAGGAAGTTTAAAGCAGTGGTGAGCCAGCTCCTCGATGTTGACGTCTTAGCTGCCTTCAGAATGGGGCCGAACTTCCTGAGGATTCGCGACAAGACCAACAAGGTTGCATTTTTCACGAGGACGAGGGATTTGAAGCTCGCCCTGCAGAGGCTCATTGAGAACTTCAACGACCTCTGGGAGCAGGTGCAGGCGAAGAAGGCCGAAAAGCCACCCATCGAGGAGTGAACCATGCGCTTCTGGGGCATAGAGCCCAAAGTGGCGCTTTTCACTTTTCCCTACGCGCTCCTCGCCCTCTACCTGAACTCCGCCCTCGGACTCCGAACTCCGAGATTCCTGGAAGTCGGAGCGATTTTCGTCATCGTCGGAGTTGCACTGTGGCTCATCTGCTACCTCCAGGTTTCAAAAGCTTACAGGGAAGGAAAACTGCTGACGGACGGCTGTTACTCCCGCGTCAGGCACCCGATATACTCAATCTGGGGCCTCCTGATAATTTCCGGCTTCTCCCTTGTCGTCGGGGGCTTCATGCTCGGCCTGCCCCTGGTTTACTGGCTCGCCGTGGTGAAGTTTATAGGCGAGGAAGAGAAGGCTTTGGAGGAGCGGTTCGGCGATGGGTGGCGGGAATATGCAGAGAGAACGCCCCGGTTCCTACCGAGGCTTTGAGCTCCTGCCGGTTCACCTCTACGTTCTGGTCCACCTCAGGAAGGCCGGTGTTGACTACGCCAAGATGATGGCGAAGGTGAGCGGTCTACCCCTTGCGCTCATCGAAGATGCGATAAACGACCTCCTCGAGCTTCGCTTGATTGAACGCGACTCAGGGAGCGCGATAAAGAGGAGCAGGGCGCGCTTCAAGAAGGCCTTCGAGGTTCACAAGCACCACACCTACTACCGCCTCTCCCGCGAGGGCGAGCTCTTCGTCCGCTCGATTGACGAAAGGTGGCTTAAGCGGTATTTCAACGGCCTCTTTCCCGATGGCTGGAAGGTTGCTAATGCCCTTGCAGAAAGCAGGGACGTGAGGGAAGCGGGTGGAAGAGTTCAAATCAGCGAAGAAACCATCGAGGAACTCAAAATCCTGCGCTTCGTTACGGAAAAGGGCAGAAAAACGGAGTTCTTCAAGAGGCTGTGGGAGTTCCTCCAATAAAAGGGAACAGACATCAGGAGCGGGTAACGTTCGCAACGGTGACGTTCTGAATCGCAGTGGTGAGGACTTCGTAGGCGTCCCTGAGAGTGAAATAAGCGTTCCTGACGAGTATCATGACGCGATAGCTTCCAAGGCTCGCAAGGATATTGCCCCCTGCAGAAATCTGGGTAGCCTTCTGCATAAGCACGGTCGCGTTGTTGTAGAGAGCCAGTGCCTCAGAGAGCGTGGCGTTGTCCACTCCAAGCTCAACAGCCTTCTGGTAGGTGGCGTTGAACTCAGGAAGGAGGGCGTTGTAGTTCCTGTAGTAGAAGTACGTCAGCATCATTATTGTCGTTGGGGAAACCCCGCTCGTCGTCGTCAATGAAACCGCACCGGCCTGTGGTACTGCCATTCCGAGGAGGAGCACTCCGAGTATTGCAAGGGCTACCTTTCTCATGGTCTCACCCCAAAATGTATACATTCACCCGAAAATATAAATCTAACGGGCACGGTTCAGGCAAATAATGAACAGCGGAGTTCCCAACGGCACAGGACCATGAGGGCATCAACGCACTCACGGCACTGGAATCACGTACTTTTGGTTCCCCTTTTCAAAGCCCCTGAAGGAACCGAGCTTGAGGCCGAGGAGTGCCTTTTCAATATCGACCACCTTCATCGAGGCCAGATGGGTAACGCGCGTTCCGCTGAGGAACTCCGGCAAAAGCTGTCCCGTCGGTCCTGTCAGGACGAAGAGTTCCGCATTCTCAGCCCTGTCGATGAGCATGTCCACCGTCCCGTTTACGAGACAGCTCGCGCTCGCTATCACAATGTCCATCTCCGGGAGCAGATGGTACTCGAGGGTGTCGCTAAGCGTCTCCCTGTCCCACAGCTTGGGGTTTCTCTCGAAGACGTAGAGTGCATAACCCCTCTCACGGAGTTCACGGGCGAGAGGGGGCATGTTGCCGATTAGCGCAACTTTCCCGGCCTTCTCAGGCAGGAGCTCCAGAACGTCAACGTTGGTGGCGTCGCTTAGGTCTATGTAGTACTGCGAAACCGCGTTTATCGTCGCGAGTCCGAGGGTTCTTTCAATGACGTTCAAACTGTCGGCCTTTTCGATGAAAGCCTCAAGCGACGGTTCACTTATCGAGTTCGTGTAGCGCTGGACCTCCTCGGGAAGGGTCATCGCTACTCCAAGGGCCTTTCCGTTTTCTCCTCCAACGAGAACCCACGTGTATGGCAGAGCGAAGCCGAAATCAACCAGCTCAAGCCCATCAACGAGCTTCAACGCCTCCCGCTTAATCCTCCTCAACAGCATGCAACCACCTAACCCATTCATATGGCCCGGCCTTATTAACCAATCCGTTAGGGGAACCGAAAAGTTTATAAGTTTGTGCATATGCACAAAATAACAGGACGAAGGAGGTGGTGTGAATGAAGATTGCGATACCTACCAACGGAGGAGGACTGAACGATACCGTTGCTCCCGTCTTCGCGAGGGCACCCGCGTTCCTTATAGTTGACATTGACGAGAACGGAAACGTCGTGAACGAGAAGGTCATTCAGAACCCTGCAATGAACGCTACCGGCGGTGCGGGACCGCTCGCTGTTCAGACCCTCATCAACGAGGGTGTTGAGGCGATAGTTGCACCTCAGGTCGGCCCGAACGCCCTTGGAGCCATCCAGGCCGCGGGCATAAGGCTCTACCAGGTTGCCCCGGGAACCCCGGTCGAGGAGGCCATCAGGGCCGTAACCAGCGGAAGCGCCCCGAGTGCGAGCACTACAGTTCCAGCGCCGGCCTACGGACCGTATCCGGTCGCGCCCGCGACTCCGGCGACCCCGACCGCTCCAGCGTACCCGGCCTACCCGCCCTACGGCTACGGCTTCGGCCCGGGAAGGGGCTGGGGAAGAGGCTGGGGACGCGGTAGAGGCTTCGGACGCGGTTTCGGAAGGGGTAGAGGAAGAGGCTGGGGCGCGAGGCTCGGCTACTGCCCCTGGACCGGACAGCCAAGCAGAAGGGCCCTCCGCTGGCTCTACGGCTGGTGGTGAGCCCTTTCTTTCTTAACCCTTTGGAGGCCAGACGATGCCACGCGGTATGGGCAGGGGCTACGGGAGGAGAGGCAACGGCGGAGCATTTTACCCGTTTGGGGGCTTCTACGGAATCCTTGACCTTCTAATCCTGCTCGGAATACTCTACTTCCTGTTCAAGCTCTTCATAGTAGCTCTCCCGTACGCCCTCGGACTCGTCGTGTTGTTGCTCCTCCGCTCGTTCCTGAGGGGAAATCGCTTCTGGTTCTACGGGCCTTTTTGAGCCTATGCAAAATTTTTTAAATTCGGGTTACCTAAATCAATCGGAGGTGATGTGAATGAGGATTATCGTGTCCACGATAAACGGCGGACTCGACGACCGCGTTAACCAGGCCTTTGGAAGGACCCCAACCTTCACGATTGTTGATATCGAGAACGGGGAGATAGTCAACGTCCAGGTCGTCCCGAACCCAGGCTATTCCCAGCCGAGGGGAGCAGGAGTTACCGCGGCGCAGTTCGCCATTGACCAGGGAGCTGATGCAGTAATAGCGGGCCAGTTCGGTCCGAACTCCTACGGTGTCCTCCAGGCCGCTGGCATAAGGATGTACTCAGCTCCCCCGACCATGACCGTCAGAGAGGCCGTTGAGGCGCTCCTCCGCGGTGAACTCCAGCCCGGAATCCAGGGAGGAGCAGGAATGGGTCCGGGCGGTGGCATGGGTAGGGGCATGGGTCGCGGTGGAGGAATGGGAAGAGGTCGCGGTATGGGTCGCGGACGTGGCGGAGGCTGGTACTGAACCCTTTTATATCCCTTTCTCTTATGTATTCCGTGATTGCTTATGGCGATTGTCAGACTCTGGCACGGGAAGGTCCCGATTGAGAAGGCCGATGAGTACGAGAAGTTTCTCATCGAGAGGGCGGTTCCGGACTACGGCTCCGTTGAGGGTCTTTTGAAACTCTACTTCACGAGAAAAGATGAAGGAGACGTTGCCCACTTTCTCCTCATAACGGTCTGGGACTCGATGAAGGCCATAAAGCGCTTCGCCGGCGAAAACCCCGAGCGGGCAAAGTATTACCCCGAAGACGACGAATTCTTTCTTGAAAAAGAAAAATACGTCCAGCACTACCGGGTTTTCTACGAGAAATAATCGACACAACCCTTTTCTATTCTTTCACCCTATGTTGATGTGGTGGCGATGAAAAAGATTCAGCTCCTCGCCGGGATTCTTGCCCCCATAGTGGCCCTCACAGGCATAGGAACGGCAATTCTCATAAACCGCTCGTGGTGGAGGCTCACCGACAACGCGATAAGCGACCTCGGAAGGCTCGGCTTACCCCACAACTGGGTCCTCAACGTCTCGCTCATTGTCTCTGCAGTCCTGGCGATTTACTACGTTATTGGACTCATCGGAGAAGTCGAAAACACCATAGAAAAGCTTGGGATTGGAGTTTTCATCGTTGGGCTGACCTTCCTCGCATTAATCGGCCTCTTCCCCGAAGGAACAAGTCCCCACTACTACGTCAGCTGGGGCTTTTTCATCTTTGCGAGTCTCGGTTTCCTGATTACAGGTATTGGAATGGGTCTCTCAGGAGAGAAGGGGCTGGCGGTCTTCAGCATGGCCCTCTTTGCAGTCGGCTGGGCGCTGGCCCTCTGGGCGAAGAGCCACTTCTCAGGAATAGCTCCTGCGGAGTTCGTCGGCGTCTTCGGAGTGATTGCGTGGCACTACACGATAATATGGAAAAAGTTCAGAGGGGCTCCTCGTCCCAGAGGCTGAGGTTGTTTCCCCTCTCTTTTCTCACCAGCGGTTCTCCCAGGAGTTCCTGCACATACAGCTCTGCGACGAAAACCTCCCCCTTCATCAGATGACCGCCGAAGACGTCGCCGTTGGCGTTGCCCAGCGTGACGTGAAGGTGCGCGAAGGGCTTTCCATCTTTAAGGCTAACGTTACCGAGCAGGGTTAGCATCTCAAACGTCCCGAGGAGCTCAATCCTCTTGTAGTTCTTAATCTCCTCTGAGTAATAGCCCACAACAGGATTCCTGAGCGAACCTATGCCCTTGACAATCGCCGTCTTTATCCCCTTCTCCTCTGCGAATCTGTTAACGAACTCAAGGAGGTCCTCTCCCTCGGGAACCCTAAGCAGGAAAATTCGCCCCGGCTTGAACTCCATGCTCTCACCTCAAAACTAATAAGACCGCCACGCTTTAACGCTTTGGGTGATTCGATGAAAACCAAGGAAGCACTTCTCGCAATCCTGCCGGAGCTTGAGGAGCTGAAGGCGGTTGACTTCAGCCAGTACGCGCCACCTTATCCAAACTTACTCACAGCTTTCCTCGAGAGTGGAGAGAAAGGCCTTCCCGCCTTTCAGCGGTTTGCGGAAAGAGCCGTCGGCAAGGAAGCCGTTGGTCAGGTGCTCCTCTCACTCCTCCAGTACCTGCTCATACGCTACCGCCGTTTCAACGAGTACGCCGTTGTTAAACCTGCGGTAAAGGTGTTCCTGACGCTCAAGGGCTGGCTCAACGAGAACGGCTTCAGGGAAGACTGGAACAGGGTTCTCAGCTCGTTCATAGGCTACCTCGTGAGTATGGTGCCCATGATAGTAGAGCACGAAGATAAGGAAACCGCTCTGGCGTATGCAAAGCTTATCGAAGACCTCGCAAGGGAAGCTTCCGAAAAGTTCAACGACGAGTACTACGATGAGCTTCTTGAGCGGGCCGTGGAGCTGAGGAAAAAGGTTGAGGAAAGCTAACGCTCGAGGAGTACCTGCGCGTAGCTCCTCGGGTCCTCCCAGACTTTAACGAGGATTCGCTTCACGTTCTCCCCGGCCTTCTCCGCTATTCTCTCCGCGAACCACTCGGCTATGTACTCGGCGGTGACGTTGGGCTTGTCGAGGATTACCACCTCGTCCTCGGGCAGTTCGAGCCTCTTGCCGTTCTTCTCGACCACGACTCTACTGTCCTCCCTCTCGAGGACCCAATCCTCGCTGACGAGAATCCTGTGGTCGAGCCTTTTTATGAGGTTGCTGAGGTGGTTAAAGTCGAAAATCATGCCGTTCTCGTTCAGCTCGCCCCATATCTCCACGTCCACGTTGTAGGTGTGTCCGTGAATCCTGAGGCACTTGCTGTCGTAGGGCAATGCGAGGAAATGCGAGCTGTCGAAATCCTTATGCCAGCCAATTTTTCTCTCCACGAGCCTGAACATGCTCCCACCGATTGGGCTTCCCCGTTAAGGTTATAACTCTAACTGGACAAACCTGAGGGGAGGAGGCCGGAGAATGCCAATGAGAGGACCTGGATGGGGACGCGGTAGGGGAAGAAGACGGAAGATGAGGATGATTGGGTTCATTCCCCAGGTTAGGCACTTCTATCCTGCGTTGCCCCCGGTCAGCCAGCCGAAACCGCCGATTTTCATGACATATGAGGAGTTCGAAGCCCTCAGGCTGGTGGATTACGAGGGGCTAACTCAGGAGGAGGCAGGAAAGAGAATGGGCGTCTCCCGTGGCACCGTCTGGAGGGCGCTAAACTCCGCCCGAAAGAAGGTTGCCCAGATGCTCGTTGAGGGAAGGGAGCTCATAATTCTGCCCCAAGGGAACGAAGTGCCCAAGGGTATGGAAGAGGACCTCTGAGGCGTTATTTTCCGAAATCTTTTCTAACCTCAAAATTTATTAGGATATCCTAATTCTCATGTCCTGCCAAATTTTTTCAGAGTGTCTTTACTTTATATAAGCTATATAAAATTATTGAATTTAATAGTACTATATTAAAATTTTAAATAAGATTTTAAGTATTAATTATAAAGTAAAAGTTTAACTGATATTAATAAAAATTAGTTAAATAACAAAAAGAAAAATTAAGATACGCAAAAAATTGTAAATTTTCTCCAAAGTTTACCATAGTTTAGCATAAACAAAAATACATATGCGAAAGAGAGATACAAAGAACTCAGCAGATGACAGATAAAAGGGTATGAGAGTCGATTAATCCAAAGAGACATACTATCACACGAGCGGTAGATGCGAAAAATGAACATACACCACGCGGGTTTGTAGCAAACTTAGAATAAAACAGGCACAAGTTTAACATGTGTAACTACAAGGAAAAAGGAATGTGTTTTCGTTTATTCTCAGTAGTGAAAACATTAGCACCTTTAGAGCTTCTGGGAATCTATCTACAGAATCCATTCATTTAGAAGGTACTGGCTCCACTGCACAAGCCAGAAACTGCAAAACATTATATCACCACTACATTTATTCAGCACACCACTGGCAAAGAAGACCCACCACAAAGTAGTGCGCATATAAGTGGCATAACAGGATATCCCTTAATGTCTACCAAAGAGGTCCTCGTTTGGTGGCCGATGGGCTAATATCTATCGTTCCGAGGCCTACCCCCATAATGTAACTATTGGAACTGCCATTTGGATTTGAATTGATGGGTACTCCCATAATAATGAACATGTCTGCCCATAAGTTTGGGATATAATGTATCTTATATCCAAAATTTATGCACACACAAATACATTAAGAGAAGGGAATATCTGAAGAAAACTTCCACAACACGCGTACCCCCACTATAGAGCGCCGGGAGATATACTTGTAGTATTTATAACCACAGTGAATTGTAAGCAAAAAAATAGTGCTGGATGCTGGGGCTTCCATGGCAAATTTTGCTCTGTGGATAACACCATGAAGACAGATACATCTCAAGTGTGCTGGAGAATCCAGTTATTACTATTAAAAACAGTATATTTTCTGGAAAATTTAACATTAGTTATTATAATTTAAACACTAATTAAAAACATGATATTAAGCTTAAATTCTTAGTTATTAATAACTTTAATATTATGTTAAGATATTAATTTAAATCGAAAGAGAATAAAAAGACTAAATTAAGAAGTAAATTCACACCCAAAAATCCAGAGAGTTAGTGGTAAGGTAAAAGAAAAATTAAAGGGAATGCTCACGGACGTAGCGAAGCACGTTGTCAACTATCTGGGGAGCAATCCCAATGTAGTTCTCAGGCTTCAGCGAGGCCAAATCCTCATCGGTTAGATACTCCCTAACTTCCCCACTCTCCTTCACGACCTCAAGGAAGTCCCTTCCTTCCTCAAAAGCCTTCATGGCCAATTGCCTGACGAGCTCGTGCGCCTCCTGTCTGCCCATGCCTTTCTCGGCGAGCTTGAGCATCAGCGGTTCGGCCATGATGAGGTTCTTCGTCAGGTAGAGGTTGCGCTCGATGTTCTTGGGGAAGAACTCAAGGCCCTTGAGAACGCGGATTGTGACGCGGAGCATCTCGTCGAGGAGAACGAAGCTCTCGGGCAGAATAACGCGCTCGACGGAGGAATTCGTAAGGTCTCTCTCGTGCCACAGCGGGTTGTTGAGAAGCGCGGGGATAACGTTTGAGTAGAGAACCCTCGCCAGACCGCAGACCTTCTCTGTCCTTATGGGGTTCCTCTTGTGGGGCATCGTCGAAGAACCAACCTGCTTCTTTCCAAAGGGCTCGCTGACCTCAAGGATTTCCGTCCTCTGGAGGTTCCTAATCTCAAGGCCTATTTTGTCAAGAGTAGAAGCAACCAGGGCCAGAAACATCATCAGCTCGGCGTATAAGTCCCTCGGAACGAGCTGGTTGGTTATCAGCGCGGGCTTAAGGTCAAGGTCCTCCATGACGAGCCTCTCAATCTCAAGGGCCCTCTCCCCAAATGAAGCGGCGGTTCCAACGGCACCGCGCATCTTGCCAACGAGAACGCGCTTCTTGAGCTCCCCAAGCCTCTCAAGGTGTCTCTGAACCTCGTCGAGCCAGAGGGCGAACTTCATGCCGTAGGTCGTTGGAACCGCGTGCTGTCCGTGGGTTCTGCCGATACAGACGGTGTACTTGTGCTCCTCGGCGAGCTTTGCCAGAACGTCGCGGAGCTCCCTAAGGTAGCGCTCGATGAGCTCGAGGCTCTCCTTTATGAGGAGCGCGTTGGCGGTGTCGATTATGTCGTTGGAGGTCGCGCCGAGATGGACGTACTTCCCGTGCTCCCCGCAGACCTCGCTCAAGGCCTTGACGACGGCCATTATATCGTGGTGTATCTCCGCTTCTATCTCCTTGACGCGCTCAAGTTTCACCCACTCCGTGCTGGCCCTCTCGGAAATCACGCGGGCGCTTTCCTCGGGAATGTTGCCGAGCTTCGCGTGGGCCCTCGCCAGAGC
The Thermococcus sp. 21S9 DNA segment above includes these coding regions:
- a CDS encoding P-loop NTPase; translation: MQIAVSGGKGGTGKSTVAINLAVELARRFKLVLADLDVEAPNDHLLLGVELAGEEPVNQFMPKFDYSKCTKCRKCAEVCEEHAIITLKDGTPFLMPNLCSGCRACEIVCPVPGAIQEAFRVIGHTYVTETPYGFTLVTGKLREGEERSMPLVVEAKKRARNLNYELLMVDTAAGTGNTVSKAIEGSRLLIAVTEPTPLGIHDTELILKLGKLMGLKTWVVVNRSDLGDVEKVREITEKYGAEVVAEIPYSENIVRSYVSGRPIVLEDVPEAKIFRELAEKVADFLGGDE
- the pfdA gene encoding prefoldin subunit alpha, with translation MVEKEMEKLAYEYQLLQAQAQLLAQNLELLTLGRDEFKAVKETLEELKKTEGEVEILVPIGAGSFLKGRITDKENAIVSVGAGYAVEKNLDSAIEYLEERIKEYDEAIAKTQEALKKLEAQLGELAKRAQELQAKKA
- a CDS encoding ferritin family protein → MRMESVVRIEKKKAEVYRALIPLVPRDFKDDLKLLASHAERNAKLLEGVEVPADTKGLREVEVALEFLEKALADPEATVEDYYRYAIDAEEATARLYSELSMRAKSEKTRRLFRWLAEISREHAEILRRHLEMWEFMQENVEEEEIPEDLIEQWFEDIDL
- a CDS encoding NifB/NifX family molybdenum-iron cluster-binding protein; translation: MRCLKVAFGMEDDEHLIDAHYGDSEFFAIYEVCEDGSVRLIEKRPNKAKDFEEEHDEGHGDPRKFKAVVSQLLDVDVLAAFRMGPNFLRIRDKTNKVAFFTRTRDLKLALQRLIENFNDLWEQVQAKKAEKPPIEE
- a CDS encoding DUF2250 domain-containing protein, translating into MQRERPGSYRGFELLPVHLYVLVHLRKAGVDYAKMMAKVSGLPLALIEDAINDLLELRLIERDSGSAIKRSRARFKKAFEVHKHHTYYRLSREGELFVRSIDERWLKRYFNGLFPDGWKVANALAESRDVREAGGRVQISEETIEELKILRFVTEKGRKTEFFKRLWEFLQ
- a CDS encoding PRC-barrel domain-containing protein, coding for MVKIMASKLRDVELITDTGIRLGWVYDLSFDEETGEILVIVAEPDEDLDTSEFVTDHEGLLLIPVSAVKSIGEVIIIDTNKLAVRSKLKRLPKATSPRPRGTLEGGLKKKD
- a CDS encoding isoprenylcysteine carboxylmethyltransferase family protein → MRFWGIEPKVALFTFPYALLALYLNSALGLRTPRFLEVGAIFVIVGVALWLICYLQVSKAYREGKLLTDGCYSRVRHPIYSIWGLLIISGFSLVVGGFMLGLPLVYWLAVVKFIGEEEKALEERFGDGWREYAERTPRFLPRL
- a CDS encoding P-loop NTPase codes for the protein MQVAIASGKGGVGKSTITASLLYFLKDKYRLIAVDADAEAPNLGLLLGVEEWDKEREHIGAKVARINTETCVRCGICYERCPYESIYIDEDGNYVVNELTCEGCNVCGLVCPVPGTITLEQARSGVIRKATTKYGFPIISAQLDVGRPESGKLVTEEKEWAKKLMDELNLEHMIVDSAAGIGCQVIASIGGADLTILIAEPTPASLSDVQRAYKVVQHFRQPAYLIVNKADLNPGFTALREWAEAEGIPIIGEVPYDRAIPKSMAMLKPVVEAFPDSPASKALKEIAERIAEEILG
- a CDS encoding metallophosphoesterase family protein encodes the protein MLIALISDIHSNLEALEAVWDEIKEADTFLCMGDLVGYGASPNEVVEFVRKQMERRTFLCIRGNHDNAIAFGADWSFNPYARQAVRWHQRVITVENLEFLRRLPVRQLFTDDTGRSYLLIHGSPRAPLDEYLFPWLPESEFRAVLSYVRQDDLLLGHTHVPMLKVIEGRRIINPGSVGQPRDGDWRASYALIDTETGEVTFHRVEYDVEESARKIIEAGLPRFLADRLFEGL